One Trichoderma asperellum chromosome 5, complete sequence genomic region harbors:
- a CDS encoding uncharacterized protein (antiSMASH:Cluster_5.6), which translates to MQLVEENVSSLTFVVGAEGLTLTIGDGNAALHLALPKHDADMVEYIQEDDFQKWVNRPGATKNIALHLALEFF; encoded by the coding sequence ATGCAACTGGTTGAGGAAAATGTGTCGTCGTTGACCTTCGTCGTCGGAGCAGAGGGCCTGACCTTGACAATTGGGGATGGCAATGCAGCTCTTCATCTAGCTCTCCCCAAGCATGACGCGGACATGGTTGAGTACATACAAGAGGATGACTTTCAGAAATGGGTTAATAGGCCAGGAGCAACGAAGAACAttgctcttcatcttgcATTGGAGTTCTTCTAG
- a CDS encoding uncharacterized protein (TransMembrane:10 (i72-92o112-132i139-157o169-187i208-224o230-248i282-300o320-342i351-368o447-469i)~SMCOG1169:sugar transport protein~antiSMASH:Cluster_5.6), translating into MSDTAASTRHEPADNLAKGVIATARQSWKDLFVWKQRVVLTNAYGETRCEWHEPDRIQNPISLFAQLSARDWIFFIVGWLAWTADAFDFHALSIQTVKLSKYYGRSKTDITTAITLTLLLRSAGAAIFGLAGDKWGRKWPMVFNMLVLGCLQIATIYCKTFTEFLAVRSLFGLFMGGVYGNAIAMALEQCPSNARGLMSGILQQGYSMGYVLAACANLGVGGAVDSWKTVFWIGAGLSIGVGLLRIPFPESQQFLDAKKAGKKASSPGAFWRETRTMLAQEWKMCVYCVILMTWFNYYSHTSQDSYTTFMLEQKKLDNAGASRASIVMKVGAVVGGTIIGYLSQFLGRRRTMMGAALMSAILIPAWILPEGEPALSATGFFMQFFVQGAWGVIPIHLNELSPAAFRSSFPGVTYQVGNMISSPSAQIVNAISEKTFITIRGGEKAEAYGPVMGIATAIIATGIFLTVMVGPERRGRNFDGVVAGVERSGSDEETGDKPTDEEKGEVTNVEEAEKRSQTPTQREV; encoded by the exons ATGTCAGACACCGCCGCCTCAACACGGCATGAGCCTGCCGACAACCTGGCCAAGGGCGTCATCGCCACGGCCAGACAGTCGTGGAAAGATCTTTTTGTCTGGAAGCAGCGGGTCGTCCTCACCAACGCCTACGGTGAGACTAGATGCGAGTGGCACGAGCCGGACCGCATCCAGAACCCCATCTCCCTCTTCGCCCAGCTCTCCGCCAGGGACtggatcttcttcatcgtcggcTGGCTCGCGTGGACTGCCGACGCCTTTGACTTTCACGCCCTCTCCATCCAGACAGTTAAGCTGTCTAAATACTACGGCCGCTCCAAAACTGACATCACGACGGCCATCActctgacgctgctgcttcgctccgctggcgctgccatctttggccTGGCCGGCGATAAATGGGGTCGTAAATGGCCCATGGTCTTCAACATGCTGGTGCTGGGATGTCTTCAGATTGCCACAATCTACTGCAAGACGTTTACTGAGTTTCTGGCGGTGCGAAGCTTGTTTGGCCTGTTCATGGGGGGCGTCTACGGCaacgccatcgccatggcTCTGGAGCAATGCCC ATCCAACGCGCGTGGCTTGATGTCCGGCATCCTCCAGCAAGGCTACTCGATGGGCTACGTCTTGGCTGCGTGCGCCAACCTTGGCGTTGGGGGCGCCGTCGATTCTTGGAAAACGGTCTTCTGGATTGGAG CGGGATTATCCATTGGCGTCGGCCTGCTCCGCATCCCCTTTCCAGAATCGCAACAGTTTCTGGACGCCAAAAAGGCCGGCAAGAAGGCCTCTTCTCCGGGGGCTTTTTGGCGCGAGACGCGGACGATGCTCGCCCAGGAGTGGAAGATGTGCGTCTACTGCGTCATCCTCATGACGTGGTTCAACTACTACTCGCACACCTCGCAGGACTCCTACACCACCTTCATGctggagcagaagaagctggacAACGCTGGGGCGTCCCGCGCCTCCATCGTGATGAAGGTTGGCGCCGTCGTGGGTGGCACCATCATCGGCTATCTCAGCCAGTTTCTGGGCCGACGCCGCACAATGATGGGGGCTGCTCTCATGTCCGCCATCTTGATCCCCGCCTGGATTCTCCCCGAGGGAGAGCCAGCGCTGAGCGCCACCGGCTTTTTCATGCAGTTTTTCGTTCAGGGTGCTTGGGGTGTGATTCCCATTCATCTCAACGAGCTGTCTCCTGCTGCTTTCCGGTCGTCCTTTCCCGGTGTTACTTACCAGGTGGGCAACATGATCTCGTCTCCCTCGGCTCAGATCGTCAACGCAATCTCTGAGAAGACTTTTATCACCATCAGAGGCGGCGAGAAGGCCGAGGCGTACGGCCCCGTCATGGGAATTGCCACGGCCATCATAGCCACAGGCATCTTTTTGACTGTCATGGTTGGACCTGAGCGCCGTGGCCGTAACTTTGATGGCGTTGTCGCTGGTGTCGAGAGGAGCGGCTCGGATGAAGAAACTGGTGATAAGCCGACGGATGAGGAGAAAGGCGAAGTCACAAACGTAGAAGAGGCTGAAAAGAGAAGCCAGACACCAACACAGAGGGAGGTATAG
- a CDS encoding uncharacterized protein (EggNog:ENOG41~antiSMASH:Cluster_5.6): protein MPLSSKKNQALAAEQQNIAASGAAGPTYGTGPGHANAANANLPGPAPFTAGPHRHDVLNKLDPTVDSGTGGMQVLTGSHHNAGMGGVPGQTPVQGRAGGVMGSNNPYHGGNVADPTLPNAGNYYTMGTNVVPGSNAAPRNVPEGTYGPHTSRVANAADPRVDSDADHRRRVGLGTGAGSGAAARGGVGAGSGGNSRPIFPPGVGGPAPTTAGPHRHDVLNKLDPTVDSRSATTVDATGRKIIP, encoded by the coding sequence ATGCCTCTTTCCAGCAAAAAGAACCAGGCTCtcgcagcagagcagcaaaacaTTGCAGCctccggcgctgctggcccCACCTACGGCACCGGTCCCGGCCACGCAAACGCCGCAAACGCAAACCTCCCCGGCCCGGCACCGTTCACCGCCGGACCGCACCGCCACGATGTCCTCAACAAGCTGGATCCCACTGTCGACAGCGGCACGGGAGGGATGCAGGTCCTCACCGGCTCTCACCACAACGCAGGAATGGGCGGCGTGCCGGGCCAAACCCCGGTCCAAGGCAGAGCCGGCGGAGTAATGGGCAGCAACAACCCCTACCATGGCGGCAATGTCGCGGATCCGACTCTGCCCAACGCCGGCAACTACTACACCATGGGCACAAACGTCGTCCCAGGCAGCAATGCCGCTCCTCGCAACGTCCCCGAGGGCACCTACGGGCCGCATACCTCTCGCGTAGCCAATGCCGCTGATCCGCGAGTCGACTCTGACGCAGACCACCGCCGAAGAGTAGGACTCGGCACTGGAGCCGGCTCTGGAGCTGCAGCTAGAGGTGGAGTTGGAGCAGGATCTGGGGGAAACAGCAGACCGATATTCCCCCCTGGAGTTGGTGGCCCAGCCCCGACAACAGCAGGACCTCATCGACATGATGTGCTGAACAAGCTGGACCCAACTGTGGATAGTCGATCTGCCACCACGGTTGATGCCACTGGCCGCAAAATCATCCCCTAA
- a CDS encoding uncharacterized protein (antiSMASH:Cluster_5.6~TransMembrane:4 (o109-126i133-152o183-213i234-252o)~BUSCO:EOG092D3JAM) has translation MAQYYNQYGASASPSATENLQFYHGSYQAAPSQAPPTSYGVPPGGGYREQTGLRTGWLAAFSAEGYDNEPSLREELGVDFAHMQAKTLAVLNPFSPIERLEHVMNDSDLAGPLLFVILFGAFLLCSGQVHFGYVYSLAVMGSTTLYMILSLMTPDTPSGYPGADPTPSTLTFTQNASVLGYSFLPLVLTSLVGVVMPLDCMAGYILTSLAICWSTSRSSAIFCAVGKMKDMRGLVAYPVALFYVGFGIITIFNSRGKAQ, from the exons ATGGCGCAATACTACAACCAGTACGGCGCCTCTGCATCTCCCTCAGCGACCGAGAACCTCCAATTCTATCATGGCTCCTACCAGGCCGCGCCCTCACAAGCTCCCCCGACCAGCTACGGCGTCCCTCCTGGCGGCGGCTATCGCGAACAGACCGGCCTGAGGacgggctggctggctgccttTTCCGCAGAGGGCTACGACAACGAACCGTCATTACGAGAGGAGCTGGGCGTCGACTTTGCGCACATGCAGGCCAAGACGCTTGCTGTCCTCAACCCGTTCTCCCCTATCGAGCGGCTGGAGCATGTCATGAACGACTCTGACTTGGCTGGACCTTTGCTGTTCGTGATCCTGTTTGGCGCTTTTCTGCTTTGCAGTGGCCAGGTTCACTTTGGCTACGTCTACAGTCTCGCAGTCATGGGCTCGACTACCTTGTATATGATTCTCAGCTTGATGACGCCCGACACCCCATCGGGATATCCTGGAGCCGACCCTACGCCTAGCACACTTACGTTTACTCAGAATGCTAGTGTACTGGGATATAGCTTCTTGCCACTTGTCCTTACGTCATTGGTTGGTGTTGTCATGCCTCTTGATTGCATGGCGGGATATATCCTTACAAGCTTGGCTATTTGCTGGTCGACGTCACGATCAAGCGCCATCTTTTGTG CTGTCGGCAAAATGAAGGATATGCGTGGCCTTGTGGCCTACCCAGTAGCCCTGTTCTACGTTGGATTCGgtatcatcaccatcttcaacAGCCGAGGGAAGGCGCAATGA
- a CDS encoding uncharacterized protein (BUSCO:EOG092D2ZWY): MASFGEPPPPDAGSDVRNEVKKPKKKKVLLMGKSGSGKSSMRSIIFSNYIARDTRRLGATIDIDLSHVKFLGNLTLNLWDCGGQEAFMENYLSQQRVHVFSNVGVLIYVFDIESRDVDRDLATYVSILSALLQYSPAAKMYILVHKMDLVVPNSRETVYDERVRLVRQKTAEYVNSVGMDISNVDLTPFATSIWDQSLYKAWASIIHDLVPNLSVIEHNLANLGVAIEAEELLLFERTSFLAVSSWTSPEGRNNPTEDRQERMSNIMKHFKQSISRYTGTPRNAEQFIRMEHKAGLRFSLFILKFTTNTYLMVVLPPGEARFNAAMLNCQIAIEHFKFLDAPATTPTAAAQMAPQA; the protein is encoded by the exons ATGGCTTCATTTGGCGAACCCCCGCCGCCAGACGCCGGCTCTGATGTCCGGAACGAGGTCAAGAAacctaaaaagaaaaaggtccTCCTCATGGGCAAGTCCGGGTCCGGAAAGTCGAGCATGCGCagcatcatcttcagcaACTACATAGCGCGCGACACTCGAAGATT AGGCGCCACCATCGACATTGACCTCTCCCACGTCAAGTTCCTCGGCAACCTCACCCTCAATCTCTGGGACTGCGGCGGCCAGGAGGCCTTTATGGAGAACTACCTCTCCCAGCAGCGCGTCCACGTCTTCTCCAACGTCGGCGTGCTCATCTACGTCTTCGACATCGAGTCGCGCGACGTCGACCGCGACCTGGCCACCTACGTCTCCATCCTCTCTGCCCTGCTGCAGTACTCCCCCGCCGCCAAGATGTACATCCTCGTCCACAAGATGGATCTCGTTGTGCCTAATTCCCGCGAGACCGTCTACGATGAGCGTGTGCGGCTCGTGCGCCAGAAGACGGCCGAGTACGTCAACTCGGTCGGCATGGACATTAGCAACGTCGACCTCACGCCCTTTGCCACGTCCATCTGGGACCAGAGCCTGTATAAGGCCTGGGCGTCCATCATCCATGATTTGGTCCCCAACCTCTCCGTCATTGAGCACAACCTCGCCAACCTCGGTGTTGCCatcgaggctgaggagcttCTCCTCTTCGAACGCACGTCTTTCCTCGCCGTCTCATCGTGGACCTCTCCCGAGGGCCGGAACAACCCCACAGAAGACCGTCAGGAGCGCATGTCCAACATCATGAAGCACTTCAAGCAGAGCATATCACGCTACACCGGTACGCCACGCAATGCCGAGCAGTTCATCCGCATGGAGCACAAGGCTGGCCTGCGCTTCAGCCTCTTCATCCTGAAATTCACCACCAACACCTACCTCATGGTGGTGCTGCCGCCTGGGGAAGCACGATTCAATGCCGCCATGCTGAACTGCCAAATTGCCATTGAGCATTTCAAATTTTTGGATGCTCCAGCAACTACGCCCACTGCCGCTGCACAAATGGCTCCACAGGCTTGA
- a CDS encoding uncharacterized protein (BUSCO:EOG092D3D5H) — translation MAREDEVPDREEMVRNFVTMSGASEELAIQYLESNGWDMLAACNSYFHDEDERNDERRRKQAEEGTLEQYSGPRTLDGRPAPQEDFSSAASRKSKQPKKKGIATLGSLGGSAAHHDDDDEDDDYDDDDEEDGRGNLFAGGEKSGLAVQDPTSEGGSRKIISDILAKAKANSRQSDANPEAGPSRQTHFRGTGVTLGGDGVESRSIPDPRGAEQRPTGPPVERVLHIWHDGFSIDDGELRRFDDPQNEADLQLIRSGRAPLHLMNVQHDQSVDVKLHQHDSPYKQPPKQYKPFASAGHRLGSPVPGALATTSAAAAPSGASSSSALPAPTIDDTQPTIMIRIQMPDGSRLPARFNTTHTVGDVYGFVQGASVETRDRAWVLATTFPNKEHTDKALVLGEMPEFKKGGTAVVKWA, via the exons ATGGCGCGGGAAGATGAAGTGCCAGATCGTGAGGAGATGGTACGGAACTTTGTTACCATGAGTGGCGCCTCAGAAGAGCTG GCCATTCAGTACCTTGAATCCAACGGCTGGGACATGCTGGCGGCCTGCAACTCCTACTTccacgacgaggatgagcgAAACGACGAACGACGCAGGAAACAGGCTGAAGAGGGCACGCTTGAGCAGTATAGCGGCCCACGAACTTTGGATGGCCGCCCTGCACCGCAAGAAGACTTCTCTAGTGCGGCGTCTCGGAAGTCGAAGcaaccgaagaagaagggaattGCCACATTGGGATCACTAGGAGGCTCAGCTGCTCAccacgatgatgatgacgaggacgacgactacgatgatgatgatgaggaagatggacGTGGCAATCTGTTTGCCGGCGGCGAAAAGTCTGGACTTGCGGTTCAAGATCCCACATCAGAAGGCGGCTCGAGGAAGATTATCAGTGACAtcttggccaaggccaaagC CAACTCACGGCAATCTGATGCCAACCCCGAAGCCGGCCCTTCTCGCCAGACTCATTTCCGCGGCACCGGCGTAACACTTGGTGGAGATGGCGTGGAGAGCCGAAGCATCCCCGATCCTCGTGGTGCTGAACAGAGGCCAACAGGCCCCCCAGTTGAACGAGTGCTCCACATCTGGCACGATGGATTCAGTattgacgatggcgagctTCGTCGTTTTGACGACCCTCAGAACGAGGCGGATCTCCAGCTGATACGCTCTGGCCGGGCTCCTCTACATCTGATGAATGTCCAACACGATCAATCTGTCGATGTGAAGCTCCACCAACACGACAGCCCCTACAAACAGCCACCAAAGCAATACAAACCCTTTGCCAGCGCTGGCCATCGCCTTGGTAGCCCAGTCCCTGGTGCCCTAGCCACGACATCTGCAGCCGCCGCTCCCTCCGgagcttcatcgtcatctgctCTTCCGGCGCCAACCATTGACGATACACAACCAACAATCATGATTAGAATCCAGATGCCTGACGGATCTAGACTGCCTGCTCGTTTCAACACCACGCACACGGTGGGCGATGTATACGGCTTTGTTCAGGGCGCTTCAGTAGAGACCCGTGATCGAGCCTGGGTCCTGGCTACGACTTTCCCCAATAAGGAGCACACAGATAAGGCTCTTGTTCTGGGTGAGATGCCCGAGTTCAAGAAGGGCGGAACAGCCGTTGTTAAGTGGGCATAG
- a CDS encoding uncharacterized protein (EggNog:ENOG41) — protein MSTDDLSAHLADSGVTMRSDSEQYSPGNEVSSPSSSNSPVILYNPPTAWSLIRSAAINLVLPFINGMMLGFGELFAHEFAFRLGWGGTKVFPVSRRRAHPIGPGIEVRERRERPGPSLDDIASLE, from the exons ATGTCTACCGACGATCTAAGCGCGCATCTGGCCGACTCCGGCGTCACCATGCGGTCGGACAGCGAGCAGTACTCCCCAGGCAACGAAGTATCgtcaccatcgtcatcaaaCTCGCCGGTCATCCTGTACAATCCCCCGACAGCCTGGTCGCTGATACGGAGCGCCGCCATCAATTTGGTGCTGCCATTCATTAACGGCATGATGCTGGGATTTGGAGAGCTCTTTGCTCATGAATTCGCATTCAGACTAGGATGGGGCGGCACAAAG GTCTTCCCTGTATCTCGAAGACGGGCTCACCCCATCGGCCCCGGCATTGAAGTCCGCGAGCGACGAGAGCGGCCCGGACCTTCACTAGATGACATTGCAAGCTTGGAATAG
- a CDS encoding uncharacterized protein (TransMembrane:5 (o195-217i279-306o326-343i355-374o380-398i)): protein MLPSRGIARSLPSPGAWRQAQTNRLAQNLSNRQLSHGRQFGTSLRSTNGRLTTASSPFRTRYAAAAPIVLGGVSSSRSLSLWGWGGGSKKDDSAVAAATTTPETASDAIAAPAPVEQASAATSAATSAAPADAAAAASATEPAVAASDVDLSSISALINGQDILNMPEDLGYLHAIGLDYGWGFTSIMQWTLEHVHVWSGLGWGASIMATAVLLRAIMFYPQIQSLKFNAIMQRMRKDPRSNEAMKLVQQGFQESDMEKRQRGQVLNKMLRSEYGVSNWGILWSLAQIPFTFGLFRIVSGMVHIPVPSLESAGFLWFTDLSATDPYFILPAAGTALMMGALLINAKHTPQQQRKMLKPMMYIFGTVGFVGTTFLSAAVNLMTVALGGSTLLTALILNISSIRRSLGLPVGPVDEAPAPQKKIQYEAPRTEAPGLSGLRERLTNSLDDMKKGVSESVSNYTGTYSGTEQEKAERKRREMIRKLEDMRKQQEREQFELKYKGKK, encoded by the exons ATGCTTCCAAGCAGAGGGATTGCACGCTCCCTCCCTTCACCGGGAGCTTGGAGGCAAGCACAAACAAATCGATTGGCG CAGAATCTTTCCAATCGACAGCTCAGCCATGGCCGCCAATTCGGTACCTCGCTTCGAAGCACCAACGGTAGACTGACGACTGCCTCATCGCCATTTCGCACTCGatacgccgccgccgcgccaATTGTGCTCGGAGGAGTCTCGTCTTCAAGATCGCTGTCTCTGTGGGGTTGGGGTGGGGGAAGCAAGAAGGACGattctgctgttgctgctgcgacgACAACACCAGAGACTGCCAGCGATGCTATTGCTGCACCGGCACCGGTAGAACAGGCCTCTGCTGCAACCTCTGCCGcaacctctgctgctcccgctgatgctgccgccgctgcgtCTGCGACCGAACCCGCCGTCGCCGCATCCGATGTCGACCTCTCCTCGATTTCGGCCCTCATCAACGGCCAAGACATCCTCAACATGCCCGAGGATCTCGGCTACCTGCACGCGATTGGGCTGGACTACGGCTGGGGCTTTACCTCCATCATGCAGTGGACTCTTGAGCACGTCCACGTCTGGTCTGGCCTAGGCTGGGGTgcctccatcatggccacgGCCGTCCTGCTGAGAGCCATCATGTTCTACCCTCAGATCCAGAGTCTCAAGTTCAACGCCATCATGCAGAGAATGAGAAAGGACCCTCGATCCAACGAGGCCATGAAGCTCGTCCAGCAGGGTTTCCAGGAGAGCGACATGGAGAAGCGTCAGCGCGGCCAGGTCCTCAACAAGATGCTGCGATCCGAGTACGGCGTCAGCAACTGGGGCATTCTGTGGTCGCTTGCCCAGATCCCCTTTACGTTCGGCCTCTTCCGCATTGTCAGCGGCATGGTCCACATCCCGGTGCCTTCACTGGAGTCTGCCGGCTTCCTGTGGTTCACTGACCTCTCCGCCACCGACCCTTACTTTATTCTTCCTGCTGCGGGTACCGCCCTCATGATGGGTGCTCTCCTG ATCAACGCAAAGCACactccccagcagcagcgcaagaTGCTCAAGCCCATGATGTACATCTTTGGCACCGTCGGCTTCGTCGGCACCACATTCCTCTCCGCCGCCGTCAACCTCATGACCGTCGCCCTCGGCGGCTCCACCCTCCTCACAGCCCTCATCCTCAACATCTCCTCCATCCGCCGCTCCCTCGGCCTCCCCGTCGGCCCCGTCGACGAGGCCCCCGCCCCTCAGAAGAAGATCCAGTACGAGGCCCCCCGCACGGAGGCTCCCGGCCTCAGCGGCCTCAGGGAGCGACTCACCAACAGCCTTGACGACATGAAGAAGGGCGTTTCCGAGTCCGTGTCCAACTACACCGGCACGTACTCTGGCACAGAGCAGGAGAAGGCCGAGAGGAAGCGCAGAGAGATGATCCGCAAGCTGGAGGACATGCGAAAGCAGCAGGAGCGCGAGCAGTTTGAGCTAAAGTACAAGGGCAAGAAATAA
- a CDS encoding uncharacterized protein (EggNog:ENOG41), with the protein MGIFSRKQKSPRESGILESQSTTSFGSSTFRSLANNRVSAGSMLTPNTPLSPLPSLKIPKLDLPRPPDPALDPAGYLRSLGAIRDRAKVLLEKAEDNELVHFDVDMNKFPNVVTFVSGLIKRDHEAPFQDIPSHGRYQHFCIGGRDRIAELLGSWPESVDNTERCRRLVDLFFVSVLLDAGAGTTWTYKSVENGKKYRRSEGIAVASLEMFKSGIFSASPTNKHQVDKTALGALSVAKIASGMQSDPDNEIVGLEGRTEVLVKLSEALAEHPEYFGADGRPGNLVDHLLSHPATQASSILIVPLPVLWTILMESLESIWPYRTAINGVQLGDAWTCEALPTSGPNSWESILPFHKLTQWLAYSVMQPMQSLLNMYFSGTELLTGLAEYRNGGLFVDLGVLTLKEVDMARGLANYSEYCKTSGLKVIEVAPMFPTSDDVIVEWRGLTIALLDKLCEEVNLALESELDGNEMTMAQLMEAGSWKGGREIAEINRPNTKEPPILIESDGTVF; encoded by the exons ATGGGTATCTTCTCCCGTAAACAAAAGTCCCCTCGAGAGTCGGGCATCCTCGAGTCCCAGTCCACCACCAGCTTCGGATCCTCCACATTTCGTAGCTTGGCCAACAACCGCGTTTCTGCCGGAAGCATGTTGACGCCCAACACTCCTCTATCACCGCTGCCCTCGCTCAAAATACCCAAGCTGGATCTGCCCCGACCACCGGATCCAGCGCTGGACCCGGCCGGCTACCTGCGAAGCTTGGGCGCAATCCGCGACAGGGCCAAGGTCCTTTTGGAGAAGGCCGAGGACAACGAGCTGGTCCACTTCGATGTTGATATGAACAAGTTTCCCAACGTTGTGACATTTGTTTCAGGGCTTATCAAG AGGGACCACGAGGCTCCTTTCCAGGACATTCCCAGCCATGGCCGCTATCAACATTTCTGCATAGGGGGACGAGACCGGATAGCTGAGCTTCTGGGGAGCTGGCCTGAGAGCGTCGACAACACAGAGCGCTGCCGCCGACTTGTCgatctcttcttcgtcagtGTGCTGCTGGATGCCGGTGCCGGGACTACGTGGACCTATAAAAGCGTTGAAAATGGCAAAAAGTATAGGCGCTCAGAGGGCATTGCAGTCGCCAGCCTGGAAATGTTCAAATCA GGAATATTCTCGGCAAGCCCAACCAACAAGCACCAAGTTGATAAGACGGCATTGGGAGCCCTCTCGGTAGCTAAGATTGCCTCGGGCATGCAGTCTGATCCCGACAACGAAATTGTTGGCTTGGAGGGCCGAACGGAGGTTTTGGTCAAGCTATCAGAGGCTCTTGCAGAGCACCCAGAGTACTTTGGCGCTGATGGCCGCCCTGGTAACTTGGTTG ATCACTTGCTATCACATCCCGCAACACAAGCATCATCGATTCTCATCGTCCCCCTACCAGTGCTGTGGACTATTTTAATGGAAAGCCTCGAGTCCATCTGGCCTTACCGGACAGCAATCAACGGCGTCCAACTTGGAGATGCCTGGACCTGCGAAGCCTTACCCACCTCGGGCCCAAATTCGTGGGAATCCATTCTGCCGTTTCACAAGCTGACACAGTGGCTTGCGTATTCCGTCATGCAGCCTATGCAATCCCTGCTAAATATGTACTTTTCCGGAACTGAGCTGTTGACTGGCCTAGCCGAGTACCGCAACGGCGGCCTCTTTGTCGACCTCGGCGTTTTGACTCTCAAGGAGGTTGACATGGCCCGCGGGCTGGCCAACTACAGCGAATACTGCAAAACTTCCGGCCTCAAGGTTATCGAAGTTGCCCCCATGTTCCCGACTTCGGATGATGTTATTGTAGAGTGGCGCGGCTTGACAATCGCTCTGCTTGACAAGCTCTGCGAGGAGGTCAACTTGGCGCTGGAGTCGGAGTTGGATGGCAATGAGATGACCATGGCGCAGCTAATGGAAGCAGGCAGTTGGAAG GGAGGCCGTGAGATTGCCGAGATTAATCGGCCTAATACGAAAGAGCCACCGATCTTAATCGAGAGCGACGGAACAGTATTCTAA
- the FAL1 gene encoding RNA helicase — MAEGAGGIDRKADERMEFSTSKEVTVHPTFEAMSLKENLLRGIYAYGYESPSAVQSRAIVQICKGRDTIAQAQSGTGKTATFSISMLQVIDTAVRETQALVLSPTRELATQIQSVVMALGDYMNVQCHACIGGTNVGEDIRKLDYGQHIVSGTPGRVADMIRRRHLRTRHIKMLILDEADELLNKGFREQIYDVYRYLPPATQVVVVSATLPYDVLDMTTKFMTDPVRILVKRDELTLEGLKQYFIAVEKEDWKFDTLCDLYDTLTITQAVIFCNTRRKVDWLTDKMREANFTVSSMHGDMPQKERDSIMQDFRQGNSRVLISTDVWARGIDVQQVSLVINYDLPSNRENYIHRIGRSGRFGRKGVAINFVTTEDVRILRDIELYYSTQIDEMPMNVADLIA; from the exons ATGGCTGAAGGCGCTGGAGGAATTGACCGCAAGGCGGATGAGAGGATGGAATTCTCCACCTCCAAAGAAGTGACGGTGCATCCGACCTTTGAAGCAATGTCGCTGAAAG AGAACCTTCTTCGCGGCATTTACGCTTACGGCTACGAATCACCATCCGCCGTTCAGTCGCGAGCCATTGTCCAGATCTGCAAGGGACGCGACACAATCGCACAGGCCCAGTCTGGTACCGGCAAAACGGCCACCTTCTCGATTAGCATGCTGCAAGTTATTGACACGGCCGTGCGCGAGACTCAAGCCCTTGTTCTGTCCCCCACTCGAGAATTGGCCACCCAGATCCAATCGGTCGTCATGGCTCTGGGCGATTACATGAATGTGCAATGCCACGCCTGTATCGGAGGCACCAACGTTGGAGAGGATATTCGAAAGCTGGATTACGGCCAGCACATTGTATCAGGCACACCTGGACGAGTTGCGGATATGATTCGACGACGCCATCTTAGAACGAGGCACATCAAGATGTTGATCCTGGATGAAGCAGACGAGCTCCTTAACAAGGGATTCCGAGAGCAAATTTATGATGTCTACCGTTATCTACCACCAGCGACTCAGGTTGTGGTCGTCAGTGCCACCCTCCCCTACGATGTCCTCGACATGACCACCAAGTTCATGACCGACCCCGTCCGAATTCTCGTCAAGCGAGACGAACTTACGCTTGAAGGTTTGAAGCAATATTTTATCGCTGTGGAGAAGGAAGACTGGAAATTCGATACGCTGTGTGATCTTTACGATACGCTCACCATTACCCAAGCCGTCATCTTCTGCAACACTCGCCGGAAGGTCGACTGGCTCACGGACAAGATGCGCGAGGCAAACTTTACTGTTAGCTCCATGCATGGTGATATGCCTCAAAAGGAGCGTGATAGCATCATGCAAGATTTCAGACAGGGTAACAGCCGAGTGCTCATCTCGACAGATGTCTGGGCACGTGGTATCGACGTTCAGCAAGTCAGTCTAGTTATCAACTACGACTTGCCTAGTAACCGAGAGAACTATATCCACCGAATTGGCCGTAGCGGACGGTTTGGTCGCAAGGGTGTAGCCATCAACTTTGTGACGACAGAGGACGTACGCATCCTCCGAGACATTGAGT TGTACTACTCAACTCAAATTGACGAGATGCCGATGAACGTCGCAGATCTCATTGCGTAA